CGATCCTGCCGCCCGAGGTGTGGGGCGACGGCGATCCGGAGGGGGTGCGGCAGCGGGCGGCGGCCCGGATGAAGGACACCGCCCGCGCCGCGGCGGCCCTCGGCGTCGACACCGTCATCGGGTTCACCGGCTCGGCGATCTGGCACCTGGTCGCCATGTTCCCGCCGGCGCCCGAGTCGATGATCCAGCGTGGCTACGAGGACTTCGCCGAGCGCTGGAACCCGGTCCTCGACGTGTTCGACGCGCAGGGCGTGCGGTTCGCGCACGAGGTGCACCCCAGCGAGATCGCCTACGACTACTGGACGACCGTGCGCGCGCTGGACGCGGTGGACCGCCGGCCGGCCTTCGGTCTCAACTTCGACCCCTCGCACTTCGTGTGGCAGGACCTGGACCCTGTCGGCTTCCTCTGGGACTTCCGCGACCGGATCTACCACGTCGACTGCAAGGAGGCCCGCACGCGCCTCGACGGCCGCAACGGCCGGCTCGGCTCCCACCTGCCCTGGGGTGATCCCCGCCGGGGCTGGGACTTCGTCTCCGCCGGTCACGGCGACGTCCCCTGGGAGGACGTCTTCCGGATGCTGCGCTCGATCGACTACCGGGGCCCGGTCTCGGTCGAGTGGGAGGACGCCGGCATGGACCGCCTCCAGGGCGCCCCCGAGGCACTGGCCCGCCTCAGGGCGTACGACTTCGAGCCGCCCAGCGCGTCGTTCGACGCCGCGTTCAACAACTGACCGGAAACACCTCGGCGCAGGTCGGGGCCGGGGGCCGGCGCAGCCGCCGGTCCCCTCTCCGACCTGCCCGGATGCCGCTTTGTCCTGTGATGGGAGAAAGTTCAACCGGTCCTGGCACAAGGGGTGTCGGCTCCGGACGGATCGGATACCGTCCTTGAAGTGTTCAGGACATGCACACCTCCGGGGTGACGGCGCACCCCGGCGCCCGCACCGCACGCCTTCGCACCCATCCCGTACGGCCCACCCGTTCCCGGAGGGACTTCGTGCACAGAACCGGACTCAGCAGCACCCGCGCTCCCCGGCGGCCCAGGCTCCGCACCACCCTCGCCCTGTTCACCGGCCTGCTCCTGGCCGTGGGCACCCCGGCCACCGTCGCCGGCGCCCACCCCGGCCACCCGGAGCACGACGAACCGGCCGCCGCCGAGGGGCAGTTCCAGCAGGTACCGCTCGCCAAGGGCGAACCCGAGACGGGCGAGCCCATGTCGCTCGCCGTGCTCCCGGACCGCAGCGTCCTGCACACCTCACGCGACGGCACCCTGCGCCTCACCGACCAGGGCGGTGTCACCAGGATCGCCGGCAAGCTCGACGTCTACAGCCACGACGAGGAGGGCCTGCAGGGCGTCGGCATCGACCCGGACTTCGAGAACAACCGCGCCATCTACCTCTACTACGCCCCGCCGCTCGACACCCCGCCGGGAGACGCCCCGGAGACCGGCACCGCCGAGGACTTCGAGAAGTTCGACGGCGTCAACCGCCTGTCCCGCTTCGTCCTCAACCCCAACGGCACGCTGAACCTGGCCAGCGAGAAGAAGGTCCTCGACGTCGCGGCCTCCCGCGGCACCTGCTGCCACGTCGGCGGCGACATCGACTTCGACGCGGAGGGCAACCTCTACCTGTCGACCGGTGACGACACCAACCCCTTCGCCTCGGACGGCTACACGCCGATCGACGACCGGCCGAACCGCAACCCGGCCTTCGACGCCCGCCGCAGCTCCGCCAACACCAACGACCTGCGCGGCAAGATCCTCCGCATCAAGGTCGCCGAGGACGGCTCCTACACCATCCCGGAAGGCAACCTCTTCGCCCCCGGCACGGAGAAGACGCGCCCCGAGATCTACGCGATGGGCTTCCGCAACCCGTTCCGGATGAGCGTCGACGACAAGACCGGCATCGTGTACGTCGGCGACTACGGACCCGACGCCGGCGCCGCCGACCCCGCGCGCGGACCGGCCGGACAGGTCGAGTTCGCCAAGGTGACCGAGGCCGCCAACTTCGGCTGGCCGTTCTGCACCGGCGACAACGACCCCTACGTCGACTACGACTTCGCCACCAAGCAGTCCGGCGAGACGTTCGACTGCGCCGCCCCGAAGAACACCTCCCCGCACAACACCGGCCTGGTCGACCTGCCGCCCGCGCAGGCCGCCTGGATCCCCTACGACGGCGGTTCCCTGCCCGAGTTCGGCAGCGGCTCCGAGTCCCCGATGGCCGGCCCGGTCTACCGCTACGACCCCGAACTCGACTCCAGCGTGAAGTTCCCCGAGGCGTACGACGGCGACTTCTTCGCCGGCGAGTTCGGCCGCCGCTGGATCAAGCGGATCGAGCAGACCGAGGACGGCGCGGTCGCGAAGATCAACGACTTCCCGTGGACCGGCACCCAGATCATGGACATGGAGTTCGGCCCCGACGGCGCGCTCTACGTCCTCGACTACGGCGTCTCCTGGTTCCAGGGCGACCAGCACTCCGCGCTCTACCGGATCGAGAACGCCGAGGACGGCTTCTCGCCGATCGCCGAGGTGAGCGCCGACAAGACCTCCGGAGCGGCCGGCCTCAAGGTCACCTTCACCGGCTCCGCCAAGGACGCCGACTCCACCGACCTCACCTACCGCTGGGACTTCGGCGACGGCACCACGGGCGAGGGACTCAACCCCACCCACCGGTACAGGAAGGCCGGCACCTACAGCGCCACCTTCACGGCCACGGACCCCGAGGGCAACACCGGCAACGCCAGCGTCCGGATCGTCGTCGGCAACACCGAGCCCAAGGTGCGGATCGACGTCCCCGGCAACGGAAGCCTGGCCGCCTTCGGACAGCCCGTCCCCTTCAAGGTGACCGTCACCGACCCCGAGGAGACGGTCGACTGCTCCAGGGTCAAGGTCGTCTACAGCCTCGGCCACGACTCGCACGCCCACGAACTGACCAGCGAGACGGGCTGCGAGGGCACCCTCAGGCCGCCCGCCGGTGACGGCGGCCACGACCCCAACGCCAACATCTACGGCGTCGTCGGCGCCAGCTACACCGACCGCGGGGCGAACGGCCAGGAGGAGCTCACCGGCACCGCCCGCACCGTCCTGCAGCCCCTGCACCGCCAGGGCGAGCACTTCACCACCCAGTCCGGCGTGTCGGTCATCGACAAGACCGGCGCCCACGGCGGCAAGACCGTCGGCGACATCCACGACGGCGACTGGATCTCCTTCACCC
Above is a genomic segment from Streptomyces glaucescens containing:
- a CDS encoding sugar phosphate isomerase/epimerase family protein; translated protein: MPRSFTLFTGQWADLPLEEVCRLARDFGYDGLELACWGDHFEVDKALADPAYVASRHQLLDKYGLKCWAVSNHLVGQAVCDAIIDERHRAILPPEVWGDGDPEGVRQRAAARMKDTARAAAALGVDTVIGFTGSAIWHLVAMFPPAPESMIQRGYEDFAERWNPVLDVFDAQGVRFAHEVHPSEIAYDYWTTVRALDAVDRRPAFGLNFDPSHFVWQDLDPVGFLWDFRDRIYHVDCKEARTRLDGRNGRLGSHLPWGDPRRGWDFVSAGHGDVPWEDVFRMLRSIDYRGPVSVEWEDAGMDRLQGAPEALARLRAYDFEPPSASFDAAFNN
- a CDS encoding ThuA domain-containing protein, whose translation is MHRTGLSSTRAPRRPRLRTTLALFTGLLLAVGTPATVAGAHPGHPEHDEPAAAEGQFQQVPLAKGEPETGEPMSLAVLPDRSVLHTSRDGTLRLTDQGGVTRIAGKLDVYSHDEEGLQGVGIDPDFENNRAIYLYYAPPLDTPPGDAPETGTAEDFEKFDGVNRLSRFVLNPNGTLNLASEKKVLDVAASRGTCCHVGGDIDFDAEGNLYLSTGDDTNPFASDGYTPIDDRPNRNPAFDARRSSANTNDLRGKILRIKVAEDGSYTIPEGNLFAPGTEKTRPEIYAMGFRNPFRMSVDDKTGIVYVGDYGPDAGAADPARGPAGQVEFAKVTEAANFGWPFCTGDNDPYVDYDFATKQSGETFDCAAPKNTSPHNTGLVDLPPAQAAWIPYDGGSLPEFGSGSESPMAGPVYRYDPELDSSVKFPEAYDGDFFAGEFGRRWIKRIEQTEDGAVAKINDFPWTGTQIMDMEFGPDGALYVLDYGVSWFQGDQHSALYRIENAEDGFSPIAEVSADKTSGAAGLKVTFTGSAKDADSTDLTYRWDFGDGTTGEGLNPTHRYRKAGTYSATFTATDPEGNTGNASVRIVVGNTEPKVRIDVPGNGSLAAFGQPVPFKVTVTDPEETVDCSRVKVVYSLGHDSHAHELTSETGCEGTLRPPAGDGGHDPNANIYGVVGASYTDRGANGQEELTGTARTVLQPLHRQGEHFTTQSGVSVIDKTGAHGGKTVGDIHDGDWISFTPYRFDGQRKLTVRASSGGAGGFVELRTGSPEGPLHGSAYIPPTGSWETFQDVDVPLRALPKKTTDIYLVFKGGEGALFDVDDFEFSKEPFKGGKRVLVFSKTAGFRHDSIPAGITALKELGAPAGITVDATEEARQFTTTNLAKYDAVAFLSTTGDVLDAAQQKAFEDYVAGGGGYLGIHAAADTEYDWEFYGGLVGAHFHSHPAIQRATVRVEDHDHPSTAHLDDAWERTDEWYNYRTNPRGQAKVLATLDETTYQGGTMKGDHPIAWCQNYGGGRSFYTGGGHTKESYAEEAFRAHLLGGLRYATGQVKADCKPDKGYRKIFNGRTLDGWKQAGPGKFGIKDGTLESEGGMGLLWYQAKELTSYSLKLDWKMRGDDNSGIFVGFPASDDPWSAVDKGYEIQIDATDAPDRTTGAVYSFKSANIKARDQVLRPPGQWNSYEIRVRGERLQVFLNGVKINDFTNEDPERSLTDGHIGLQNHGAGDHVSFRNIQLRELPAQGD